In Brevinematales bacterium, the genomic stretch ATAAGAGACAGTATCTATACTGTATGTCAACTTCTGGTACAACACTCGATATAACTATACTCGATATGTCGGTTTTATCAACCTCAAAGTAGTTAAGCACTGTATGTAAACTTAAAGATACCTCATCTATAGTAGTGAAATGATTTGTAGTTATTCTAAAGTGTTTGAAATTGAAGTCTTCTTTATTACAAGAAGATATACCTAAGACTACATT encodes the following:
- a CDS encoding type III pantothenate kinase, with amino-acid sequence MKKILCIDIGNTNVVLGISSCNKEDFNFKHFRITTNHFTTIDEVSLSLHTVLNYFEVDKTDISSIVISSVVPEVDIQYRYCLL